The following are from one region of the Chlamydiota bacterium genome:
- a CDS encoding glycosyltransferase family 2 protein, whose amino-acid sequence MTCGNDRLQSISAFFPAFNEEENIRHVINSALSVLSGIADEYEVVIILYEGSTDNTGDIVREMMQCDPHVRLILQPRAERGYGIAMRMGYENARHDTVFYSDADRQFDLSDLCKVFRLIRHVDLVVGYRRSRQDPITRIFVAKIYNLMMKIVFGLEQRDVDCAFKLCRKSIFEKVSLKCRTGLSDTELLVKARLAGYEIIEVGVDHFPRIAGGTYFEIGKGKFFNIPKPGVVLAILKEMVGLWREVSPSLRRFREEQKKRLMQQP is encoded by the coding sequence ATGACATGCGGGAACGATAGACTCCAATCGATCAGCGCGTTCTTCCCCGCCTTCAACGAGGAAGAGAACATACGGCATGTGATCAATAGCGCTCTCTCGGTCCTCTCGGGAATCGCGGATGAGTATGAAGTTGTCATCATACTGTACGAGGGCTCCACGGATAACACGGGGGATATCGTCCGCGAGATGATGCAGTGTGACCCGCACGTCAGGCTCATCCTGCAACCGCGAGCGGAGCGAGGCTATGGGATAGCCATGAGGATGGGGTACGAGAACGCGCGGCATGACACTGTTTTCTATTCGGATGCCGACAGGCAGTTTGATCTCAGCGACTTATGCAAGGTGTTCCGGCTCATCCGTCACGTGGACCTGGTGGTGGGGTATCGCCGGTCACGGCAGGATCCGATCACGAGAATTTTTGTGGCGAAGATCTACAATCTTATGATGAAGATTGTGTTCGGATTGGAGCAACGCGACGTGGACTGCGCCTTCAAGCTCTGTCGCAAGAGTATTTTTGAAAAGGTCTCGCTGAAATGTCGGACGGGACTGTCGGACACCGAGCTATTGGTCAAGGCGCGCCTTGCGGGGTACGAGATTATCGAGGTCGGCGTCGATCATTTTCCAAGAATCGCCGGGGGCACCTATTTTGAGATCGGCAAGGGGAAGTTTTTCAATATTCCGAAGCCCGGAGTGGTACTAGCTATTCTCAAGGAAATGGTTGGGCTGTGGAGGGAAGTTTCTCCTTCCCTTCGCCGCTTCAGGGAAGAACAAAAAAAACGCTTGATGCAACAGCCCTAG